One genomic region from Skermania piniformis encodes:
- a CDS encoding LLM class flavin-dependent oxidoreductase, translating to MQFGVFTVGDVTVDPTTATAPTEAERLRAMLRIALKAEEVGLDVFATGEHHNPPFVPSSPTTLLGWIAARTEKLQLSTATTLITTNDPVKIAEDYATLQHLSGGRVDLMLGRGNTGPVYPWFGKDAREGLPLAVENYHLLRRLWREPVVDWSGRYRTPLQGFTATPAPLDGTPPFVWHGSIRSPEIAEQAGYYGDGFFHNNIFWNIEHTEQMVRRYRERFEHYGHGGADQAIVGLGGQVFMAETEAAAKRFFRPYFDNAPVYGHGPSLEEFTESTPLTVGTPDQVIERTLGFADYAGDYQRQLFLLDHAGLPIEVVEEQLEILGREVVPVLRKEFERRRPAHVPSDPPTHRTLVAAGPNAPHHLVEPARALAPTGVGR from the coding sequence ATGCAGTTCGGCGTATTCACCGTGGGCGACGTTACCGTCGACCCGACCACTGCGACCGCTCCCACCGAGGCCGAACGGCTCCGGGCGATGCTGCGAATCGCGCTCAAAGCCGAGGAAGTCGGCCTGGACGTGTTCGCTACCGGCGAACACCACAATCCACCGTTCGTGCCGTCCTCACCGACCACCCTGCTCGGCTGGATCGCCGCCCGCACCGAGAAGCTGCAGCTGTCCACCGCGACCACCCTGATCACCACCAACGACCCGGTGAAGATCGCCGAGGACTACGCGACGCTGCAGCATCTGTCCGGTGGCCGGGTCGATCTGATGCTGGGCCGCGGCAACACCGGCCCGGTGTATCCGTGGTTCGGCAAGGACGCCCGAGAAGGACTGCCGCTCGCCGTGGAGAACTACCACCTGTTGCGCCGGCTCTGGCGGGAACCGGTCGTCGACTGGAGCGGCCGGTATCGCACTCCGTTGCAGGGCTTCACCGCGACACCGGCGCCGCTGGACGGCACCCCGCCGTTCGTCTGGCACGGCTCGATCCGCTCGCCGGAGATCGCCGAGCAGGCGGGGTACTACGGCGACGGGTTCTTCCACAACAACATCTTCTGGAACATCGAGCACACCGAACAGATGGTGCGGCGGTACCGCGAGCGGTTCGAGCACTACGGACACGGCGGAGCCGACCAGGCGATCGTCGGGCTCGGCGGCCAGGTGTTCATGGCCGAAACCGAAGCCGCGGCCAAACGGTTCTTCCGGCCGTACTTCGACAATGCACCGGTGTACGGGCACGGACCGTCGCTGGAGGAGTTCACCGAGTCGACCCCGCTGACCGTCGGTACGCCGGACCAGGTGATCGAGCGGACGCTCGGCTTCGCCGACTACGCCGGCGACTACCAACGGCAGCTGTTCCTGCTCGACCATGCCGGCCTACCGATCGAGGTCGTGGAGGAGCAGCTCGAGATCCTCGGCCGCGAGGTGGTTCCGGTGCTCCGCAAGGAGTTCGAGCGGCGGCGGCCGGCGCACGTGCCGAGCGACCCGCCGACCCATCGCACGCTGGTCGCAGCCGGGCCGAACGCACCGCATCACCTGGTCGAACCGGCCCGCGCGCTCGCCCCCACCGGGGTCGGCCGATAA
- the menE gene encoding o-succinylbenzoate--CoA ligase, with protein MTGPRTLQPLPIPTGPAVHSILPALAAALAGAGPALLPVPADDPRARNLLLDTLDPGKPIDDRVALVVATSGTTGTPKGALLTAAGLRAGAAATHARLGGSGHWLLALPAHHIAGLQVLLRSLAAGTTPTVLDVAAGFDPAAFATAVSQMPGPRRYTSLVPTQLIKALNHPAARAALAGLDAVLVGGAATPRPLLERALAAEVAVVRTYGMSETCGGCVYDGVPLDGVQVRIDDGRVVLGGATVALGYRGRPGHPAFAEPGWYRTDDLGRIDDGILQVLGRLDEAVSTGGLTVLPHVVEAVLMLHPAVRECAVFGLPDDRLGERVVAAVVPQDVTAVVPHDVTAVVPHGPADLPAVRAHVAAALGPTAAPREVFLLDELPLRGPGKVDRAALRARFYQSAARSSNN; from the coding sequence GTGACCGGGCCCCGCACCCTGCAGCCCCTCCCGATCCCGACCGGGCCGGCCGTGCATTCGATCCTGCCCGCGCTGGCGGCCGCGCTGGCCGGGGCGGGGCCCGCGTTGTTGCCGGTTCCGGCGGACGATCCCCGCGCCCGCAACCTGCTGCTCGACACGCTGGATCCGGGGAAACCGATCGACGACCGGGTGGCGTTGGTGGTCGCCACCTCGGGCACCACCGGCACGCCGAAAGGCGCACTGCTCACCGCGGCCGGACTACGCGCCGGCGCGGCCGCCACGCACGCCCGACTGGGCGGATCGGGCCACTGGCTGCTCGCACTCCCCGCGCACCACATCGCCGGCCTGCAGGTACTCCTCCGCAGCCTGGCCGCCGGAACCACCCCGACCGTGCTGGATGTTGCCGCGGGCTTCGACCCGGCCGCGTTCGCCACCGCGGTATCGCAGATGCCCGGACCGCGGCGATACACCTCGCTGGTGCCCACCCAGCTGATCAAGGCGCTGAACCATCCCGCTGCCCGGGCCGCGCTCGCCGGGTTGGATGCCGTGCTGGTCGGCGGCGCAGCCACGCCGCGTCCACTGCTGGAACGGGCGCTCGCCGCCGAGGTCGCGGTGGTCCGGACCTACGGAATGAGCGAGACCTGTGGCGGCTGCGTCTACGACGGCGTGCCGCTGGACGGGGTACAGGTACGGATCGACGACGGCCGGGTCGTGCTCGGCGGCGCCACGGTCGCGCTGGGTTACCGGGGCCGGCCGGGACATCCGGCCTTCGCCGAGCCGGGCTGGTACCGCACCGACGATCTGGGCCGGATCGACGACGGGATCCTGCAGGTACTCGGTCGCCTCGACGAAGCCGTCTCCACCGGCGGGCTCACCGTGCTACCGCACGTGGTGGAAGCGGTGCTGATGCTGCATCCGGCGGTCCGGGAATGTGCCGTCTTCGGCCTACCCGACGACCGGCTGGGCGAGCGGGTGGTAGCTGCGGTGGTACCGCAGGATGTGACCGCGGTGGTACCGCACGATGTGACCGCAGTGGTACCGCACGGTCCGGCCGATCTCCCGGCGGTTCGCGCACATGTGGCCGCCGCGCTGGGCCCGACCGCTGCACCCCGCGAAGTGTTCCTGCTCGACGAGCTGCCGCTGCGCGGGCCCGGCAAGGTCGACCGAGCGGCGTTGCGCGCCCGATTCTATCAGTCGGCTGCGCGCAGCTCGAACAACTGA
- a CDS encoding DUF3349 domain-containing protein: MAVPGFLSSIVGWLRAGYPNGVPTNDYIPLLALLRRRLTEDEVRQVAADLVDDGVLPVEKADIGVLITKVLDDMPLEGDMQRVRERLIAVGWVPEDTGPEDTVDPAAG, encoded by the coding sequence ATGGCAGTTCCAGGGTTCTTGAGCAGCATCGTCGGTTGGCTGCGAGCCGGCTACCCGAACGGGGTGCCGACCAACGACTACATACCGTTGCTGGCCCTGCTGCGTCGACGGCTCACCGAGGACGAAGTTCGCCAGGTTGCCGCCGACCTGGTCGACGATGGGGTGCTGCCGGTCGAAAAGGCCGACATCGGCGTGCTGATCACCAAGGTGCTCGACGACATGCCGCTGGAAGGGGACATGCAACGGGTCCGGGAGCGGCTGATCGCGGTCGGCTGGGTTCCGGAGGACACCGGTCCCGAAGACACCGTCGATCCGGCCGCGGGGTGA
- a CDS encoding DUF3349 domain-containing protein, protein MTAASNKSILESVLDWLRAGYPQGIPREDHVALYAVLHRRLTETEVDRITEQLMTEATGRGTGIDRSDIEQAIHDLARERPGDDDVRRVASRLAAGGWPLANLVDG, encoded by the coding sequence GTGACTGCAGCATCGAACAAGTCCATCCTCGAATCAGTGCTCGACTGGCTACGCGCCGGCTATCCCCAGGGCATTCCGCGCGAAGATCACGTCGCGTTGTACGCGGTATTGCACCGCCGGCTCACCGAGACCGAGGTCGACCGGATCACCGAGCAGCTGATGACCGAGGCGACCGGCCGGGGCACCGGCATCGACCGCAGCGACATCGAACAAGCGATCCACGATCTCGCCCGCGAGCGGCCCGGGGACGACGACGTGCGGCGGGTTGCGTCGCGGCTCGCGGCCGGCGGTTGGCCACTGGCGAACCTGGTCGACGGCTGA
- a CDS encoding inorganic phosphate transporter: protein MSAEFLVLLIVIVTALAFDFTNGFHDTANAMATSIATGALKPKVAVGLSAILNLLGAFLSVEVAATVAKGIVHLDKVAGQDLLVIVFAGLVGGILWNLLTWLFGLPSSSSHALFGGLIGATIAALGWSGVIWADGSSGVVNKIIVPAVLAPVVAGLVAALGTWLVYRITRRARHQQVTTGFRWGQIGSASLVSLAHGTNDAQKTMGIIFLSLVAYGSLGKDTEMPFWVMLACAIAIAAGTYLGGWRIIRTMGKGLVEIESPQGFAAESSSAAIILTSAHFGLPLSTTQTATGSILGAGIGRPGAEVRWGVMGRMAVAWLLTLPLAGIVGAVCWALAHAIGGLAGVLVVFAILIALAGYMYLHSRRTPIDHDNVNDDWDDGLAPASDRKSSPTASSV from the coding sequence GTGAGCGCTGAATTTCTCGTTCTTCTGATCGTCATCGTCACCGCCTTGGCGTTCGACTTCACCAACGGCTTCCACGACACCGCGAATGCGATGGCCACCTCCATCGCTACCGGCGCCCTCAAGCCGAAGGTCGCGGTAGGGCTGTCCGCCATCCTCAACCTGCTCGGCGCGTTTCTCTCGGTCGAGGTCGCCGCCACGGTCGCGAAGGGCATCGTCCACCTGGACAAGGTGGCGGGACAGGATCTGCTGGTCATCGTATTCGCCGGACTGGTCGGCGGCATCCTGTGGAATCTGCTGACCTGGCTGTTCGGTCTTCCGTCCAGCTCGTCGCACGCGTTGTTCGGCGGCCTGATCGGCGCCACCATCGCAGCTCTGGGCTGGAGCGGGGTGATCTGGGCCGACGGCAGCAGCGGCGTGGTCAACAAGATCATCGTGCCGGCGGTGCTGGCGCCGGTGGTCGCCGGCCTGGTCGCGGCCCTGGGCACCTGGCTGGTGTACCGAATCACCCGACGCGCCCGCCATCAGCAGGTCACCACCGGATTCCGTTGGGGCCAGATCGGTTCGGCGTCGTTGGTCTCGCTCGCTCACGGCACCAACGATGCGCAGAAGACGATGGGGATCATCTTCCTGTCCCTGGTCGCCTACGGCAGCCTGGGCAAGGACACCGAAATGCCGTTCTGGGTGATGCTGGCCTGCGCGATCGCGATCGCGGCCGGCACCTACCTCGGCGGCTGGCGGATCATCCGGACCATGGGCAAGGGCCTGGTGGAGATCGAATCCCCGCAGGGCTTCGCCGCCGAATCGTCGTCCGCTGCGATCATCCTGACCTCCGCACACTTCGGCCTGCCGCTGTCGACCACGCAGACCGCGACCGGCTCGATCCTCGGCGCCGGCATCGGCCGACCCGGCGCCGAGGTGCGCTGGGGCGTCATGGGCCGGATGGCCGTCGCCTGGCTGCTCACCCTGCCACTGGCCGGCATCGTCGGCGCCGTCTGCTGGGCACTGGCCCACGCGATCGGCGGCTTGGCCGGCGTGCTGGTGGTGTTCGCGATCCTGATCGCGCTCGCCGGCTACATGTACCTGCACTCGCGGCGGACGCCGATCGACCACGACAACGTCAACGACGACTGGGACGACGGCCTGGCGCCGGCATCCGACCGGAAGTCCAGCCCGACCGCAAGCAGCGTCTAG
- a CDS encoding VOC family protein has protein sequence MDVLASRIILRPNDYVCTLGFYRDLLGLAIAREYPGGTVFFAGQSLIEVTEHGTRAEPATPFAGALWLQVRDVIAAAAELAARGVAIDRPPRTEPWGLREMWLTDPDGTPIVLVDVPADHPMRCDNRPPDSAG, from the coding sequence ATGGACGTTCTCGCGAGCCGAATCATATTGCGCCCCAACGACTATGTCTGCACGCTCGGCTTCTATCGGGACCTGCTCGGCCTGGCGATCGCCCGCGAATACCCCGGCGGCACCGTATTCTTCGCCGGCCAGTCGCTGATCGAGGTGACCGAGCACGGGACCCGAGCCGAGCCGGCGACCCCGTTCGCCGGAGCGCTCTGGCTGCAGGTGCGTGACGTGATCGCCGCTGCCGCCGAGTTGGCCGCCCGCGGGGTGGCGATCGACCGCCCGCCGCGGACCGAGCCGTGGGGGCTGCGCGAGATGTGGTTGACCGATCCGGACGGCACGCCGATCGTGCTCGTCGACGTACCGGCAGACCATCCGATGCGGTGCGATAACCGGCCACCGGACTCGGCCGGGTAA
- a CDS encoding 1,4-dihydroxy-2-naphthoyl-CoA synthase: MTFDPQRWQTVPGFDDLTDLTYHRQVADNSAPGTVRVAFDRPEVRNAFRPHTVDELYRVLDHARQTPSVGAVLLTGNGPSPKDGGWAFCSGGDQRIRGRSGYQYASGETAETVDRARAGRLHILEVQRLIRFMPKVVICLVNGWAAGGGHSLHVVCDLTLASRQHARFKQTDADVGSFDGGYGSAYLAKLVGQKFAREIFFLGRTYTAEDMHRMGAVNAVVDHDELENEALRWAADINAKSPQAQRMLKYAFNLPDDGLVGQQLFAGEATRLAYMTDEAVEGRDAFLEKRPPDWSPYPWYY, encoded by the coding sequence GTGACCTTCGATCCGCAGCGCTGGCAGACCGTTCCCGGTTTCGACGACCTCACCGACCTCACCTATCACCGGCAGGTCGCCGACAACTCGGCACCGGGCACCGTCCGCGTCGCCTTCGATCGGCCGGAGGTGCGCAATGCCTTCCGGCCGCACACCGTCGACGAGCTGTACCGGGTGCTCGATCACGCCCGGCAGACCCCCTCCGTCGGGGCGGTCCTGCTGACCGGTAACGGACCGAGCCCGAAAGACGGCGGTTGGGCCTTCTGCTCCGGCGGTGACCAACGCATCCGCGGTCGCAGCGGCTACCAGTACGCCAGCGGCGAGACCGCCGAGACGGTGGATCGCGCGCGCGCCGGCCGGCTGCACATCCTGGAAGTGCAGCGCCTGATCCGGTTCATGCCGAAGGTGGTCATCTGTCTGGTCAACGGATGGGCCGCGGGCGGCGGGCACAGCCTGCACGTGGTGTGCGATCTGACCCTGGCCAGCCGGCAGCACGCCCGGTTCAAACAGACCGACGCCGACGTGGGCAGTTTCGACGGCGGCTACGGCAGCGCTTATCTGGCAAAGCTGGTGGGCCAGAAGTTTGCCCGGGAGATCTTCTTCCTCGGGCGGACCTACACCGCCGAGGACATGCACCGGATGGGCGCGGTGAACGCGGTGGTCGATCACGACGAGCTGGAGAACGAGGCGCTGCGCTGGGCGGCCGACATCAACGCGAAGTCGCCGCAGGCCCAACGAATGCTCAAGTACGCGTTCAACCTCCCCGACGACGGCCTGGTCGGCCAGCAGTTGTTCGCCGGTGAGGCAACCCGGCTGGCGTACATGACCGACGAGGCGGTGGAAGGTCGCGACGCGTTCCTGGAGAAGCGGCCGCCGGACTGGTCGCCCTATCCCTGGTACTACTGA
- a CDS encoding PaaI family thioesterase, with protein MTDQVDDDLDSAAVTGSSAVGRRGGFPKLRMQAADTGPDFGPFIEAMRTLQDLAVSVDAPDEVYGAALSHAQAMIDLLDPYRAPEGESPAGRVLDLPGRGSLLMVPWQVEYFGPDLVRSRGSFRRYHVGGNNAVHGGVIPLLFDEMFGFTSFMAKRSVSRTGYLHVNYRKVTPIDTPLVVESRVDRIEGRKTFVVAELRDEDGTLLADAEGLMIKLLPGQP; from the coding sequence ATGACGGATCAGGTCGACGACGACCTCGACTCGGCGGCCGTAACCGGTTCGTCGGCTGTCGGGCGCCGGGGTGGCTTCCCCAAACTGCGGATGCAGGCCGCCGATACCGGACCCGACTTCGGCCCGTTCATCGAGGCGATGCGCACCCTGCAAGACCTGGCGGTGTCGGTGGATGCGCCGGATGAGGTCTACGGCGCGGCCCTGTCGCACGCGCAGGCGATGATCGATCTGCTCGATCCCTACCGCGCACCGGAGGGTGAGTCGCCCGCCGGGCGGGTGCTCGACCTTCCCGGCCGCGGCAGCTTGCTGATGGTGCCGTGGCAGGTCGAGTATTTCGGGCCCGATCTGGTGCGCAGCCGGGGCAGCTTCCGGCGTTATCACGTCGGCGGCAACAATGCGGTGCACGGTGGGGTGATCCCGCTGCTCTTCGACGAGATGTTCGGCTTCACCAGTTTCATGGCGAAGCGGAGCGTCAGCCGGACCGGCTACCTGCACGTGAATTACCGCAAGGTCACACCGATCGACACTCCTCTGGTCGTCGAGTCCCGGGTCGACCGGATCGAGGGCCGCAAGACATTCGTGGTCGCCGAACTGCGGGACGAGGACGGAACGTTGCTGGCCGACGCCGAAGGGCTGATGATCAAGCTGCTGCCCGGACAACCCTGA
- a CDS encoding o-succinylbenzoate synthase, whose translation MSAVLPDPADLLAALHVVRLPMRVRFRGITEREVALLHGPAGWGEFGAFPEYPDAEAAHWLAGAIEAAWIGPPPAVRARIPVNATVPAVPAEQVPQILARFPGVDTAKVKVAEPGQGLADDIARVAAVRARVPHVRVDANGGWSVSAAAAALREFGPLQYAEQPCRTVEELVALRRQVPDVPIAADESIRRAEDPLRVARAGGLDVAVVKVPPLGGMRQTLRIAEQLSGFGVPIVVSSALDTAVGMNAALAAAAALPELPLACGLATGEFFVDDLVTGRELRDGALAGAALEPEPDRLARFAAPPGRVAWWRDRVVRCTALLG comes from the coding sequence ATGAGTGCGGTGCTGCCCGATCCGGCCGATCTGCTCGCCGCCCTGCACGTGGTCCGGCTGCCGATGCGGGTGCGGTTCCGGGGTATCACCGAACGGGAGGTGGCCCTGCTGCACGGACCGGCCGGCTGGGGCGAATTCGGGGCCTTTCCGGAGTACCCCGACGCCGAAGCGGCGCACTGGCTCGCCGGTGCGATCGAAGCGGCCTGGATCGGGCCGCCGCCGGCGGTGCGGGCGCGGATCCCGGTGAATGCGACCGTGCCGGCCGTGCCCGCCGAGCAGGTACCGCAGATCCTGGCGCGATTCCCGGGGGTGGACACGGCGAAGGTGAAGGTTGCCGAGCCGGGGCAGGGTCTGGCCGACGACATCGCCCGGGTCGCCGCGGTGCGGGCTCGGGTACCGCACGTGCGGGTCGATGCCAACGGTGGCTGGTCGGTGTCGGCCGCGGCCGCGGCCTTGCGCGAGTTCGGCCCGCTGCAGTACGCCGAGCAACCGTGTCGCACGGTCGAGGAACTGGTCGCGCTGCGGCGGCAGGTGCCGGACGTGCCGATCGCCGCAGACGAGTCGATCCGGCGCGCCGAGGACCCGCTGCGCGTCGCCCGGGCCGGGGGACTGGACGTCGCGGTGGTGAAGGTGCCGCCGCTGGGTGGGATGCGGCAGACGCTGCGAATTGCCGAGCAGCTGAGCGGGTTCGGCGTGCCGATCGTGGTGTCCAGCGCACTGGACACCGCGGTCGGGATGAACGCCGCGCTGGCCGCGGCGGCCGCGCTGCCGGAGTTGCCGCTGGCTTGTGGATTGGCCACCGGGGAGTTCTTCGTCGACGATCTGGTGACCGGGCGGGAGCTGCGCGACGGCGCGCTGGCCGGCGCTGCGCTCGAACCGGAACCCGACCGGCTCGCGCGGTTCGCCGCGCCGCCGGGCCGAGTGGCGTGGTGGCGGGATCGGGTCGTCCGGTGTACGGCACTGCTGGGGTGA
- a CDS encoding DUF6918 family protein, with product MTAQLTDTLLDSTHKPAFVADAQSVLDGEVAAKKGASGLAVKGGYAAMKKVSPTIVGDALDSLLPQFLQQLQPFWQDYQAGGAGSFADALTARSDEAAEALLSVTDARAERSSRPSMTKIYSSMRGAAKKHVIEALPQVGALVQRHAG from the coding sequence GTGACCGCACAATTGACCGATACCCTGCTCGATTCCACTCACAAACCGGCGTTCGTCGCGGATGCCCAGAGCGTGCTCGATGGAGAGGTGGCAGCCAAGAAGGGCGCTTCCGGCCTCGCGGTGAAGGGTGGCTACGCCGCCATGAAGAAGGTGAGCCCGACCATCGTCGGCGACGCCCTCGACTCCCTGCTGCCGCAGTTCCTCCAGCAGTTGCAGCCGTTCTGGCAGGACTACCAGGCCGGCGGTGCCGGCAGCTTCGCCGACGCGCTGACCGCGCGCAGCGACGAGGCGGCGGAGGCGCTGCTCAGCGTGACCGATGCCCGGGCCGAGCGCTCGTCCCGGCCGTCCATGACCAAGATCTACTCGTCGATGCGTGGTGCCGCCAAGAAGCATGTCATCGAGGCTCTGCCGCAGGTCGGTGCACTGGTACAACGGCACGCCGGCTGA
- the menD gene encoding 2-succinyl-5-enolpyruvyl-6-hydroxy-3-cyclohexene-1-carboxylic-acid synthase, translated as MNPSTAQANVVVDELIRGGVREVVLCPGSRNAPLAFALQAADAAGRLRLHLRIDERTAGFLAIGLAIAGDCPVPVVMTSGTAVANLGPAVLEANYARVPLIVLSANRPYEMLGTGANQTVEQFGLFGTQVRASISLGLAEPAPFPNSQWRSAVCRVLAAARGTRSGNAGPVHFDIPLREPLVPGPASLLDAPAGRPDGGPWTVTRHGTLDVPVEIDLGPDTVVVSGHGSARRPELTGVPTVAEPTAPLHGPPLHPLALARLQPRQAVITGRPTLHREVARLLADPQVRVYALTTGPRWPDVSGNVVATGTRAVVSGTPRAGWLTHCRAATGRADDAVRAALADRTAATGLQVAAVVLDALTDGDLLLLGASNPVRDAALVGYPRPGVTVLANRGVAGIDGTVSTAVGAALHHRGRTIALIGDLTFLHDAAGLLIGRDEPRPDDLTIVVANDDGGGIFELLEQGDPQYAGVFERVFGTPHGMNLAALCAAYRIPHQLVDPAKLAALLDAPGDGIRVLEVTTDRAGLRELHAAVRAGL; from the coding sequence GTGAACCCGTCCACTGCGCAGGCGAACGTGGTCGTGGACGAGTTGATCCGCGGTGGTGTCCGCGAGGTCGTGCTCTGTCCGGGGTCGCGCAACGCCCCGCTCGCGTTCGCCCTGCAGGCTGCCGATGCCGCCGGCCGGCTCCGGTTGCACCTGCGGATCGACGAGCGCACCGCCGGGTTCCTGGCGATCGGTCTGGCGATAGCCGGCGACTGCCCGGTGCCGGTGGTGATGACCTCGGGCACCGCGGTGGCCAATCTCGGCCCCGCGGTGCTGGAGGCGAACTACGCCCGGGTTCCGCTGATCGTCTTGAGCGCGAACCGGCCGTACGAGATGCTCGGCACCGGTGCGAACCAGACCGTCGAGCAGTTCGGCCTGTTCGGCACCCAGGTGCGTGCCTCGATCAGCCTCGGGCTGGCCGAGCCGGCCCCGTTCCCGAACAGTCAGTGGCGCTCGGCGGTATGCCGGGTACTCGCCGCGGCCCGCGGGACCCGATCCGGCAACGCGGGCCCGGTGCACTTCGATATCCCGCTGCGGGAACCGTTGGTGCCCGGTCCGGCAAGCCTGCTCGACGCTCCGGCCGGCCGGCCCGACGGCGGCCCGTGGACGGTGACCCGGCACGGCACTCTCGACGTCCCGGTGGAGATCGATCTGGGTCCGGACACGGTGGTCGTGTCCGGACACGGGTCGGCCCGGCGGCCGGAACTGACCGGGGTGCCGACCGTGGCCGAACCGACCGCTCCGTTACACGGCCCGCCGCTGCATCCCTTGGCCCTGGCCCGGCTGCAGCCCCGACAAGCCGTCATCACCGGCCGCCCCACCTTGCATCGCGAGGTGGCGCGCCTGCTCGCCGACCCGCAGGTGCGGGTGTATGCGCTGACCACCGGCCCGCGCTGGCCGGACGTTTCCGGCAATGTCGTCGCCACCGGCACCCGGGCCGTGGTGTCCGGGACGCCCCGGGCCGGCTGGTTGACGCACTGCCGCGCCGCGACCGGGCGGGCCGACGACGCGGTGCGTGCCGCGCTCGCCGATCGGACTGCGGCAACCGGCCTGCAGGTCGCTGCGGTGGTGCTCGACGCGCTCACCGACGGTGATCTGCTGCTGCTCGGTGCGTCGAACCCGGTGCGGGATGCGGCGTTGGTCGGCTACCCGCGTCCCGGGGTGACGGTGCTGGCGAATCGAGGTGTCGCCGGTATCGACGGCACCGTGTCCACCGCGGTCGGTGCGGCCCTGCATCACCGCGGCCGGACCATCGCCCTGATCGGCGACCTGACGTTCCTGCACGACGCTGCGGGCCTGTTGATCGGGCGCGACGAGCCGCGGCCGGACGATCTGACCATCGTGGTCGCCAACGACGACGGGGGCGGCATCTTCGAGCTGCTCGAACAAGGCGACCCGCAGTACGCGGGGGTGTTCGAGCGAGTTTTCGGGACCCCGCACGGGATGAACTTGGCGGCGTTGTGCGCGGCATACCGGATCCCGCACCAGCTGGTCGACCCGGCGAAGCTGGCTGCGTTGCTCGACGCGCCGGGCGACGGAATCCGGGTACTGGAGGTGACCACCGACCGGGCCGGGCTACGCGAGTTGCACGCCGCAGTCCGGGCGGGCCTGTGA
- a CDS encoding DUF3592 domain-containing protein: MSRRATRPRRYRRLGRFALLTATFFSLLAVLLVLGAVHNDLEIDGDKGVATAEVLSAGRLRSAVSFVTPDGNIRNPKLGVLYPTNLIVGQRIDVEYARSDPELVRVAGRDARVALLPAGSVIAVAWALALPAWWWCRRAQRRRPDVASPSGRVPAQLDQHHLAG; the protein is encoded by the coding sequence GTGAGCCGCCGCGCGACTCGACCCCGCCGATACCGCCGACTGGGCCGGTTCGCTTTGCTGACCGCCACGTTCTTTTCCTTGTTGGCGGTACTGCTGGTACTCGGGGCGGTGCACAACGACCTCGAGATCGACGGTGACAAGGGGGTCGCGACCGCGGAGGTACTGTCGGCCGGCCGGCTGCGGTCGGCGGTGAGCTTCGTCACCCCGGACGGAAATATCCGGAACCCGAAACTGGGGGTGCTGTATCCGACGAACTTGATCGTCGGGCAGCGAATCGACGTCGAATATGCCCGGTCCGACCCCGAGCTGGTCCGGGTGGCGGGCCGGGACGCACGGGTCGCGCTCCTGCCCGCCGGGTCGGTGATCGCCGTTGCCTGGGCGCTGGCGCTTCCGGCGTGGTGGTGGTGTCGGCGGGCGCAACGCCGGCGGCCCGACGTCGCTTCGCCGAGTGGCCGGGTCCCGGCGCAGCTGGATCAGCATCATCTCGCCGGGTGA
- a CDS encoding demethylmenaquinone methyltransferase: MFDGVAGRYDLTNTVLSGGLDRYWRTATRRELQLRSGERVLDLAAGTGVSTVELAKSGAWCVATDFSKGMLSAGRQRRVPKVAGDATALPYADAAFDAATISFGLRNVVDPTAALRELARVTRPGGRLVVCEFSTPVWRPFQVVYLEYLMRALPWVAQRVSSNPAAYVYLAESIRAWPAQAALADILGAAGWAEVTWRNLTGGIVALHHGIRA; the protein is encoded by the coding sequence ATGTTCGACGGCGTGGCCGGTCGGTACGACCTCACCAACACGGTGTTGTCCGGCGGTCTGGATCGTTACTGGCGGACGGCCACCCGGCGGGAGCTGCAGCTACGGTCCGGCGAACGAGTGTTGGACCTGGCTGCCGGGACCGGGGTTTCGACGGTCGAGCTGGCCAAGTCGGGCGCCTGGTGTGTGGCCACCGACTTCTCCAAGGGCATGCTGTCGGCCGGGCGGCAGCGCCGGGTGCCCAAGGTGGCCGGCGACGCGACCGCCCTGCCGTACGCGGACGCCGCCTTCGACGCGGCGACGATTTCGTTCGGCTTGCGCAATGTGGTGGACCCGACAGCGGCGCTGCGCGAGCTGGCGCGGGTGACCCGACCGGGCGGCCGGCTGGTGGTGTGCGAATTCTCCACACCGGTGTGGCGTCCGTTTCAGGTGGTGTACCTGGAGTACCTGATGCGGGCCCTGCCCTGGGTGGCCCAGCGGGTCAGCAGCAATCCGGCAGCGTATGTGTACCTGGCGGAATCGATCCGCGCCTGGCCGGCGCAGGCCGCGCTCGCGGACATCCTCGGTGCGGCCGGCTGGGCCGAGGTGACGTGGCGAAACCTGACCGGTGGCATCGTCGCGCTGCACCACGGGATCCGGGCCTGA